The following are encoded together in the Parabacteroides chongii genome:
- the mobC gene encoding conjugal transfer protein MobC: MSQQEDDLRALAKIMDFLRAVSIILVVMNVYWFCYEAIRLWGVNIGVVDKILLNFDRTAGLFHSILYTKLFSVLLLALSCLGTKGVKGEKITWGRIWTAFAVGFVLFFLNWWLLPLPLPLEAVTGLYVLTIGTGYVCLLMGGLWMSRLLKHNLMDDVFNNENESFMQETRLIESEYSVNLPTRFYYRKRWNNGWINVVNPFRASIVLGTPGSGKSYAVVNNFIKQQIEKGFSQYIYDFKYPDLSTIAYNHLLNHPDGYKVKPKFYVINFDDPRRSHRCNPIHPDFMEDITDAYESAYTIMLNLNKTWVQKQGDFFVESPIILFASIIWYLKIYKGGKYCTFPHAIEFLNRRYEDIFPILSSYPELENYLSPFMDAWLGGAAEQLQGQIASAKIPLSRMISPQLYWVMSDSEFTLDINNPEEPKILCVGNNPDRQNIYGAALGLYNSRIVKLINKKGMLKSSVIIDELPTIYFKGLDNLIATARSNKVAVCLGFQDFSQLVRDYGDKEAKVVMNTVGNIFSGQVVGETAKTLSERFGKVLQKRQSISINRQDVSTSINTQMDALIPPSKISGLTQGMFVGSVSDNFNERIEQKIFHCEIVVDAEKVKREEKAYKKIPVITDFTDEDGNDHMKETVQANYRRIKEEVKQIVQEELERIANDDNLKHLLQQK; encoded by the coding sequence ATGTCACAACAAGAAGACGATTTGAGGGCATTGGCGAAAATCATGGATTTTCTGCGTGCCGTGAGTATCATTTTAGTGGTCATGAACGTGTACTGGTTCTGCTACGAAGCCATCCGGCTGTGGGGCGTGAACATCGGCGTGGTGGACAAAATCCTTCTGAACTTCGACCGCACGGCGGGGCTGTTCCATTCCATTCTCTACACGAAGCTGTTTTCCGTCCTTTTGCTTGCCTTGTCCTGTCTGGGTACGAAGGGTGTCAAGGGTGAGAAAATCACTTGGGGGAGAATCTGGACAGCATTTGCCGTCGGGTTCGTGCTGTTTTTCCTGAACTGGTGGTTGCTGCCCCTGCCGCTGCCGCTTGAAGCGGTGACGGGACTGTATGTCCTTACCATTGGAACGGGCTATGTCTGCCTGTTGATGGGTGGTCTGTGGATGAGCCGCCTGTTGAAGCACAACCTCATGGACGATGTATTCAACAACGAGAACGAGAGTTTCATGCAGGAAACACGGCTCATAGAAAGTGAGTATTCGGTCAATCTGCCGACACGTTTCTATTACAGGAAACGCTGGAACAACGGTTGGATCAATGTAGTTAATCCCTTCCGTGCGTCCATCGTGTTGGGTACGCCGGGCAGCGGCAAGTCCTATGCCGTGGTAAACAATTTTATCAAGCAACAGATTGAAAAGGGCTTTAGTCAATACATCTACGATTTCAAGTATCCCGACCTATCTACTATTGCCTACAACCATTTGCTGAACCACCCGGACGGCTACAAGGTAAAGCCGAAGTTCTATGTGATCAACTTCGACGACCCGCGACGCTCTCATCGGTGCAATCCCATTCACCCGGATTTCATGGAGGATATTACAGACGCTTACGAGAGTGCGTACACGATTATGCTCAATCTCAATAAAACGTGGGTGCAGAAGCAGGGTGACTTCTTCGTGGAATCACCTATTATCTTGTTTGCCAGTATTATATGGTATCTCAAAATCTATAAGGGTGGTAAGTATTGCACGTTTCCCCATGCCATTGAGTTCCTGAACCGCCGTTACGAGGATATTTTCCCGATTCTTTCTTCATATCCCGAACTTGAAAACTACCTCTCACCATTCATGGATGCTTGGCTCGGTGGGGCGGCTGAGCAGCTTCAAGGGCAGATAGCATCGGCGAAAATTCCGCTCTCGCGCATGATTTCCCCGCAACTCTATTGGGTAATGTCGGACAGCGAGTTTACGCTGGATATCAACAATCCCGAAGAGCCGAAAATCCTGTGCGTGGGTAACAATCCCGACCGTCAGAATATTTATGGTGCGGCTCTCGGTCTGTATAACTCCCGTATCGTAAAGCTCATCAACAAGAAGGGGATGCTGAAGTCGTCGGTCATTATAGATGAACTACCGACGATATATTTCAAGGGGCTGGACAACCTTATTGCCACCGCACGAAGCAACAAGGTTGCCGTGTGTCTGGGCTTTCAGGATTTCAGCCAGTTGGTGCGCGACTATGGCGATAAGGAAGCTAAAGTCGTGATGAACACCGTCGGTAATATCTTCTCCGGGCAGGTGGTGGGTGAAACCGCCAAGACGCTATCCGAACGCTTCGGAAAGGTCTTGCAGAAACGGCAGTCCATTTCCATCAACCGGCAGGACGTTTCCACCTCTATCAATACGCAGATGGACGCGCTTATCCCGCCCAGCAAGATTTCCGGCTTGACGCAGGGAATGTTTGTCGGTTCTGTGTCCGATAACTTCAACGAGCGCATTGAACAGAAGATTTTTCACTGCGAGATTGTCGTGGATGCAGAGAAGGTGAAACGCGAGGAAAAAGCCTACAAGAAGATACCCGTCATTACCGACTTCACGGACGAGGATGGCAACGACCACATGAAGGAAACGGTGCAGGCGAATTACAGGCGCATCAAGGAGGAAGTCAAGCAGATTGTTCAGGAGGAACTGGAGCGGATTGCCAACGACGACAATCTGAAACACCTGTTACAGCAGAAATAA
- a CDS encoding ABC transporter permease, translated as MKYKNIREGEQLHFDLHFLNRIKKQFPGIKAISPEITGPYSQVMNKAKSGLFKIIGINENYMGIKILKINEDGRYFNKGDDENTRNVTIIGENVSTTLFNNQKALGKSINIAGIDFKVIGVLKNDDIFSASEINSVYVPFSSYINCIDNKTPLRAFCLYLNKEVDSKRFENELRAFIANKYQFAYSDKQALQIINFETQTSAFEGLFDGLKMFIWIVGICFLISGIVGVSNIMFVVIKERSSEIGIRKAVGATPKSILVLMLTESVIITVISGIIGLISGAAILEIINWLLESARHATMIKHAEIDINVAVLALVILILSGVIAGAFPAMKASVIQPIDAIRNENIG; from the coding sequence GTGAAGTATAAGAATATCAGAGAAGGGGAACAATTGCATTTCGATTTGCATTTTCTTAACCGCATAAAGAAACAGTTCCCGGGGATAAAAGCTATTTCGCCTGAAATAACAGGACCTTATTCGCAAGTGATGAATAAAGCTAAAAGCGGACTTTTTAAGATTATAGGAATCAATGAAAACTATATGGGAATTAAGATACTTAAAATCAACGAAGATGGACGATATTTTAATAAAGGAGATGACGAGAATACCCGTAATGTTACCATTATCGGCGAAAATGTCAGTACGACCTTATTTAATAATCAAAAAGCGTTGGGTAAGTCGATCAACATTGCCGGTATTGATTTTAAGGTGATAGGCGTACTAAAGAATGATGATATTTTCAGCGCTTCGGAAATCAATTCGGTATATGTGCCCTTCTCAAGTTACATAAACTGTATTGACAATAAGACTCCATTGCGCGCTTTCTGTTTATATCTGAACAAAGAAGTTGATTCCAAGCGATTTGAGAATGAGCTGAGAGCCTTCATCGCTAATAAATACCAATTTGCTTATTCTGATAAGCAAGCCTTACAGATAATCAATTTTGAGACACAAACATCTGCTTTTGAGGGACTCTTTGATGGATTGAAAATGTTTATCTGGATCGTAGGAATTTGTTTTCTGATAAGTGGTATTGTTGGAGTAAGCAACATCATGTTTGTCGTGATCAAAGAAAGGAGTAGCGAAATAGGCATCCGTAAGGCTGTAGGAGCAACTCCTAAATCCATTCTTGTGTTAATGCTGACGGAATCTGTCATCATAACTGTAATCTCCGGTATCATCGGATTGATATCAGGTGCAGCTATTCTTGAGATTATAAATTGGTTGCTCGAAAGCGCCCGTCACGCGACAATGATAAAGCATGCAGAAATAGATATAAATGTAGCTGTTCTCGCTTTGGTTATCTTGATTTTGTCCGGTGTCATTGCCGGAGCATTTCCGGCTATGAAAGCATCTGTTATACAACCCATTGACGCCATTAGAAACGAAAATATAGGATAA
- a CDS encoding efflux transporter outer membrane subunit produces MKKTVIYIILSGWMFAGCGTYSRYHRPDLSTENLYRDVPADIDTTTIASLSWREMFTDPKLQSLIETGLERNTDLNVARLRVEATEAVLMTARLSYLPSLGLTAEGNANKHDGATAKTYNVGASASWELDIFGKLTAAKRGAAAALQGSRAYRQAVQTQLVATIADSYYTLAMLDAQMAISNRTLENWRTTVRTLEALKKVGKSNEAGVLQAKANVMRLEASLLSIRKSISETENALSAILAMPSHSIGRSNLAEAAFPDTVSIGVPLQLLSNRPDVRQAEMELAQAFYATNAARAAFYPNITLSGTLGWTNNGGGVIVNPGQWLLNAIGSLTQPLFNRGTNIANLKIAKSRQEEAKLLFRQSLLNAGKEVNDALTAWQTAKSQIEINARQVETLCDAVRKTESLMRHSNATYLEVLTAQQSLLEAEVQQLQTRFERIQSVIKLYHVLGGGM; encoded by the coding sequence ATGAAGAAGACAGTAATATATATCATATTGTCAGGATGGATGTTTGCCGGTTGTGGCACATACAGCCGGTATCATCGTCCTGACCTCTCAACGGAGAATCTGTATCGGGACGTACCGGCGGACATTGATACAACGACCATCGCGTCCCTGTCGTGGCGGGAAATGTTTACCGACCCGAAACTCCAGTCCTTGATTGAAACCGGACTTGAACGGAACACAGACCTCAATGTGGCACGGTTACGCGTGGAAGCGACAGAAGCCGTCCTGATGACTGCCAGACTATCATATCTTCCATCACTGGGACTGACTGCCGAAGGTAATGCCAATAAACATGACGGAGCAACGGCAAAGACATATAATGTGGGAGCGTCGGCAAGCTGGGAACTGGACATCTTCGGCAAACTTACGGCGGCAAAGCGTGGTGCAGCCGCCGCGTTACAAGGAAGCCGTGCCTACCGGCAGGCCGTACAGACACAGCTTGTCGCCACTATTGCAGACAGTTACTACACCCTTGCCATGCTTGACGCACAAATGGCAATAAGTAACCGGACTTTGGAGAACTGGCGGACTACCGTACGTACTCTTGAAGCGTTGAAAAAAGTGGGGAAATCAAACGAAGCCGGCGTATTGCAGGCAAAGGCGAACGTGATGCGACTCGAAGCATCCCTGTTATCCATACGCAAGAGTATTTCCGAAACAGAAAATGCCCTGTCTGCGATACTTGCCATGCCGTCACACTCGATTGGACGAAGTAATCTGGCCGAGGCTGCTTTCCCCGATACTGTCTCGATTGGAGTCCCTTTGCAACTGCTTTCCAACCGTCCCGACGTGCGTCAGGCTGAAATGGAACTGGCGCAGGCGTTCTACGCCACCAATGCGGCTCGTGCCGCCTTCTATCCCAATATTACCCTCTCGGGGACTCTTGGATGGACTAATAACGGCGGTGGCGTAATCGTAAATCCCGGACAATGGTTGCTCAATGCCATCGGTTCCCTGACACAGCCCTTATTCAACCGGGGCACAAACATCGCCAACTTGAAGATAGCCAAAAGCCGTCAGGAAGAAGCCAAACTGTTGTTCCGGCAATCATTGCTGAACGCTGGAAAAGAAGTGAACGATGCTCTGACTGCATGGCAGACGGCAAAATCGCAAATTGAAATCAATGCTCGACAGGTTGAAACATTATGCGATGCTGTGCGAAAGACAGAATCGCTTATGCGTCATTCCAATGCCACCTATCTGGAAGTGTTGACCGCCCAACAGTCTCTTCTCGAAGCGGAAGTGCAACAGCTACAAACTCGTTTTGAACGCATACAAAGTGTAATCAAACTTTATCATGTGTTGGGAGGAGGAATGTAA
- a CDS encoding deaminase produces MGKVQILAVLTMDGCLSSELYDKAHQDLCLDRCGLDEIRKKAFYRVTPDYSISMLHEWRKDCTNIRYLAEATPDTADYINGLLRMHAVDEIILYTVPFISGSGRHFLSRLCEQHWTLSSLKSYPNGVCRIIYILDKKAR; encoded by the coding sequence ATGGGTAAAGTTCAGATTCTCGCCGTACTGACGATGGACGGATGTCTTTCTTCAGAGTTATATGATAAAGCACATCAGGATTTGTGCCTTGACCGTTGCGGTCTTGATGAAATCAGGAAGAAAGCCTTTTACCGTGTGACACCGGACTATTCCATTTCAATGCTGCACGAATGGAGAAAAGACTGCACAAACATCCGTTACCTCGCGGAAGCCACACCGGACACGGCAGACTATATAAACGGACTGCTGCGGATGCACGCTGTGGATGAAATCATACTATACACCGTTCCTTTCATATCCGGAAGCGGACGACATTTTTTAAGTCGGCTCTGCGAGCAACACTGGACGCTTTCCTCTTTGAAAAGCTATCCCAACGGTGTATGTCGCATTATCTATATCCTTGATAAAAAAGCAAGATAG
- a CDS encoding RteC domain-containing protein: MNYFLLAETDFFRLINEAGDCNMETAYTAFATQVIELCNGGMDMNLTVIALAYIEIELQHHPVRNLSEEKREIAAYVSKALSFVRKMQKFLATPQVPPLISANNATETTASLLQWTGNAIDLVELIYGIDVMGCINNGNMPLKQLAPLLYKIFGVDSKDCYRFYTDIKRRKNESRTYFLDKMQEKLNEKMLRDEEMERMRR, translated from the coding sequence ATGAATTATTTCTTGCTGGCGGAAACCGACTTTTTCCGCCTGATAAACGAAGCCGGCGACTGCAATATGGAAACGGCATACACGGCTTTCGCCACCCAAGTGATCGAACTGTGCAACGGCGGCATGGACATGAACCTTACCGTCATCGCGCTTGCCTACATCGAAATCGAGTTGCAGCACCATCCCGTACGTAATCTGTCAGAAGAAAAAAGAGAGATTGCCGCCTACGTCAGCAAGGCTCTGTCTTTCGTAAGAAAGATGCAGAAATTCCTTGCCACGCCCCAAGTGCCACCACTAATATCCGCCAACAACGCAACAGAAACCACCGCCAGCCTTCTTCAATGGACGGGCAATGCCATCGACCTCGTGGAACTTATCTACGGCATAGACGTGATGGGCTGCATCAACAACGGCAATATGCCGCTCAAACAGCTCGCCCCACTTCTCTATAAGATATTCGGGGTTGATTCTAAAGACTGCTACCGCTTCTACACTGATATCAAACGCCGGAAGAACGAAAGCCGCACCTACTTCCTTGACAAAATGCAGGAAAAACTGAACGAGAAGATGCTCCGTGACGAAGAGATGGAGCGTATGAGAAGATAG
- a CDS encoding efflux RND transporter permease subunit, with the protein MNLRFFIDRPVFSGVISVVIVLLGMISMFSLPVEQYPDIAPPTINVFATYPGANAETVQKAVITPLEEAINGVEDMTYMTSTASNTGDASINIYFKQGTNADMAAVNVQNRVNGALSQLPAEATKTGVTTEKQQNAELMTFALYSPDDRFDQTFLSNYVKINVEPRLKRISGVGKAQLFGSNYSMRLWLRPDKMAQYGLIPDDISAVLARQNIEAATGSFGANHPTANEYTMKYRGRLSGAEEFGELVVKSLPGGNVLRLKEVADVELGDEYYNYSSEVNGHPAAMMLINQKAGSNASSTIKEIHEVLDDLSRDLPEGTEFVVLTDTNKFLYASIHSVLRTLLEAILLVIVVVYVFLQDIKSTLIPTISIFVSIIGTFAVMSMIGFSINLLTLFALVLAIGTVVDDAIVVVEAVQAKFDEGYQSAVLAADDAMKGVSSAILTSTIIFMAVFFPVAMMGGTSGAFYTQFGITMAVAVGISAVNAFTLSPALCALLLKPYIDEQGNTKNNFAARFRKAFNAVFDSLSRRYVRGVMFIIHRRWLLWSIIGISFGLLVLLVNVTKTGLIPEEDTGTVMVSMNTKPGTSMAQTSKVMERINSRLDSIGEIEYSGAVAGFSFSGSGPSQAMYFVTLKDWEDRKGEGQSVNDVIGKIYAATSDIPDATVFAMSPPMIAGYGMGNGFELYLQDKAGGNIAAFKEEADKFVEALSQRPEIGEVYSSFATDYPQYWVDIDAAKCEQSGVSPADVLSTLSGYYTGQYVSDFNRFSKLYHVTMQAPAEYRVNAESLHHMYVRASDGGMSPLSRFVRLTKTNGPSDLTRFNLFNAISISGSPAQGYSSGQVLEAIGETAREVLPSNYTYEFGGISREESKTTNNATLIFLLCMVLVYLILCALYESVFIPFAVLLSVPCGLMGSFLFAWLFGLENNIYMQTGLIMIIGLLAKTAILLTEYAGKRRSEGMTLAQAAYSAAKVRLRPILMTVLSMVFGLVPLMMAHGVGANGSRSLATGVIGGMIVGTLALLFLVPSLFIVFQYIQERVKHN; encoded by the coding sequence ATGAACCTGCGATTTTTTATAGACCGCCCGGTGTTTTCGGGCGTTATCTCGGTGGTGATTGTACTGTTGGGCATGATTTCCATGTTTTCCTTGCCGGTGGAACAATACCCCGACATCGCACCTCCGACCATCAACGTATTCGCAACTTATCCGGGAGCAAACGCTGAAACCGTGCAGAAGGCAGTGATAACCCCTCTGGAAGAAGCCATCAACGGAGTGGAAGACATGACCTATATGACTTCCACGGCATCGAATACGGGAGATGCTTCCATCAACATCTATTTCAAACAGGGAACCAACGCGGACATGGCGGCGGTAAACGTGCAGAACCGCGTGAACGGCGCACTGAGCCAACTTCCGGCGGAAGCCACCAAGACCGGTGTCACCACTGAAAAGCAGCAGAATGCCGAACTGATGACTTTCGCGCTCTATTCGCCCGATGACCGCTTCGACCAGACCTTCCTGAGCAATTACGTGAAAATCAATGTCGAGCCGAGGCTGAAACGTATCAGCGGCGTGGGAAAGGCACAGTTGTTCGGTTCCAACTACAGCATGCGACTTTGGCTGCGTCCCGACAAGATGGCGCAATACGGGCTTATCCCCGATGACATCTCTGCCGTACTTGCACGACAGAACATCGAGGCCGCCACCGGCTCCTTCGGTGCCAATCATCCTACCGCCAATGAATACACGATGAAATACCGCGGACGCTTGTCCGGAGCGGAAGAGTTCGGTGAGCTGGTCGTCAAGTCACTGCCGGGCGGCAATGTGCTTCGGTTGAAAGAGGTTGCCGATGTGGAACTGGGCGATGAATACTACAACTATTCCTCCGAGGTGAACGGGCATCCGGCAGCTATGATGCTCATCAACCAGAAAGCCGGGTCCAATGCATCAAGCACCATCAAGGAGATTCACGAAGTGCTTGACGACCTTAGCCGGGACTTGCCCGAAGGGACGGAATTCGTGGTGCTTACCGATACCAACAAGTTCCTGTATGCCTCCATCCACTCTGTCCTCCGCACCTTATTGGAAGCGATACTTCTGGTCATCGTGGTGGTGTATGTGTTCTTGCAGGACATCAAGTCAACGCTTATCCCTACCATATCCATCTTCGTTTCCATCATCGGCACATTTGCCGTGATGTCCATGATTGGATTCTCCATCAACCTGCTCACCCTGTTCGCGCTTGTGCTTGCCATCGGAACCGTGGTCGATGATGCCATTGTGGTGGTGGAAGCGGTGCAGGCGAAGTTCGATGAGGGCTATCAATCAGCAGTTCTCGCGGCTGATGATGCCATGAAAGGCGTTTCGTCGGCTATCCTGACCTCTACCATAATCTTTATGGCAGTGTTTTTCCCCGTAGCCATGATGGGCGGGACTTCGGGAGCGTTCTACACGCAGTTCGGTATCACGATGGCTGTTGCCGTGGGAATCTCGGCAGTCAATGCCTTCACACTCTCACCGGCACTTTGCGCGCTGCTGCTGAAACCCTATATCGATGAGCAGGGCAACACTAAGAACAATTTTGCAGCCCGTTTCCGTAAAGCGTTCAATGCCGTCTTCGACAGTCTGAGCCGACGCTATGTACGTGGAGTGATGTTCATTATCCATCGCCGATGGCTGTTGTGGAGCATCATAGGCATTTCTTTCGGGTTGCTGGTGCTGCTGGTCAATGTCACAAAGACGGGACTTATTCCCGAAGAGGACACCGGGACGGTCATGGTGAGCATGAACACGAAGCCCGGCACATCCATGGCTCAGACAAGTAAGGTGATGGAGCGTATCAACAGCCGTCTCGACAGCATCGGCGAGATTGAATACAGCGGTGCGGTAGCCGGTTTCTCTTTCAGCGGTTCCGGTCCCTCGCAGGCGATGTATTTCGTGACACTCAAAGACTGGGAGGATCGTAAGGGAGAGGGGCAGTCGGTGAATGATGTCATCGGAAAGATTTATGCCGCCACTTCAGATATTCCCGATGCCACGGTGTTCGCCATGTCGCCTCCGATGATTGCCGGGTACGGCATGGGAAACGGTTTCGAGCTTTATTTGCAGGACAAGGCGGGCGGAAACATCGCCGCTTTCAAGGAAGAGGCGGACAAGTTTGTCGAAGCCTTGTCGCAACGACCCGAAATCGGCGAAGTCTATTCCTCCTTTGCCACGGACTATCCGCAATACTGGGTGGATATCGATGCCGCCAAATGTGAGCAGTCGGGTGTGTCGCCCGCAGATGTGCTTTCCACATTGTCGGGCTATTATACCGGACAATATGTTTCCGACTTTAACCGGTTCTCCAAGCTCTACCATGTGACCATGCAGGCTCCGGCGGAATATCGTGTGAATGCGGAATCCCTGCACCACATGTATGTGCGCGCCTCCGATGGCGGCATGTCGCCTTTGAGCCGGTTCGTGCGCCTGACCAAGACCAACGGCCCGTCAGACCTCACCCGTTTCAACCTGTTCAACGCCATCTCGATTAGCGGGTCGCCGGCGCAGGGTTACAGTTCAGGGCAGGTGCTCGAAGCCATCGGCGAGACGGCACGTGAAGTGCTTCCGTCAAATTACACATACGAGTTTGGCGGCATTTCGCGTGAGGAAAGCAAGACGACCAACAATGCCACGCTTATATTCCTGCTCTGCATGGTTCTGGTCTATCTGATTCTGTGCGCCTTGTATGAGAGCGTGTTCATACCCTTCGCGGTTCTGTTGTCGGTGCCTTGCGGACTAATGGGCAGTTTCCTGTTTGCGTGGCTCTTCGGTCTGGAGAACAACATCTACATGCAGACCGGATTAATCATGATTATCGGCCTGCTTGCCAAGACCGCCATCCTGCTTACCGAATACGCCGGCAAGCGGCGGTCGGAAGGCATGACGCTGGCACAGGCAGCATACAGTGCGGCAAAAGTCCGCCTGCGCCCTATATTGATGACTGTGCTGTCCATGGTGTTCGGTCTTGTCCCGCTGATGATGGCGCACGGAGTGGGTGCCAACGGCAGCCGTTCGCTTGCCACAGGTGTAATCGGTGGAATGATTGTCGGTACTTTGGCTCTGTTGTTCCTTGTGCCGTCATTGTTTATTGTATTCCAATATATTCAAGAACGTGTTAAGCATAATTAA
- a CDS encoding efflux RND transporter periplasmic adaptor subunit, with the protein MKTFKIILICIFSATLAFVAFRSSLRGTKAIYETTQPQYREIKEEINISGNVFPMKEIEIKSQISGVLDKINVSIGDKVRIGD; encoded by the coding sequence ATGAAGACATTTAAGATTATATTAATTTGCATCTTTTCCGCCACACTGGCATTTGTTGCTTTTCGTTCTTCGCTAAGAGGTACAAAGGCAATTTACGAAACTACACAACCACAATATCGCGAGATCAAAGAGGAAATAAACATATCCGGCAATGTTTTTCCGATGAAGGAGATCGAAATAAAATCGCAGATATCGGGAGTCCTGGACAAGATTAATGTTTCGATAGGAGATAAAGTGCGCATAGGAGATTAA
- a CDS encoding efflux RND transporter periplasmic adaptor subunit: protein MNKQFIITNFAAFALMLFLPTGCRQADGKQDAVQSYRVIKVAASPVEISESYSAAIRGRQDVDILPQISGRIIRLKVKEGERVKTGQVLAVIDQVPYRAALRTAQANVSAAQAKVETARIELRGKQALFDEKVISDYELSLARNQLAVACAELEQAKAQESDARNNLSYTEIKSPSNGVVGTLPYRIGALVGPNMAQPFTVVSDNAEMYAYFSISENMLRRYSARYGSIDSMIAGTPEVGLQLNDGSLYKAKGRIETVSGVVDPVTGTVQIKALFPNPDRELLSGSIGNVILQNPKTEAVTIPMTATVELQDKIIAYRLKNGQAEAAYLTVDRLNDGNRFIVKEGLSVGDTIVAEGVGLVREGMSITPKNETK, encoded by the coding sequence ATGAACAAGCAATTCATTATCACGAATTTCGCCGCATTTGCTCTCATGCTGTTCCTGCCGACCGGATGCAGGCAGGCGGACGGCAAGCAGGATGCGGTGCAGAGTTATCGGGTCATAAAGGTCGCGGCAAGTCCGGTGGAAATCTCCGAGTCCTATTCCGCCGCCATACGCGGACGGCAGGATGTGGACATCCTGCCGCAAATATCCGGGCGCATTATCCGTCTGAAAGTGAAAGAGGGTGAACGGGTGAAGACCGGTCAAGTATTGGCTGTAATTGACCAAGTGCCCTATCGGGCGGCATTACGCACGGCGCAGGCCAATGTCAGCGCGGCACAGGCAAAAGTGGAAACGGCAAGAATCGAGCTGCGGGGCAAGCAGGCATTGTTTGACGAGAAGGTCATATCCGACTACGAGCTTTCTCTCGCCCGGAACCAACTGGCAGTGGCGTGTGCTGAACTCGAACAGGCAAAGGCACAAGAATCGGATGCACGCAACAATCTCTCCTATACGGAAATCAAAAGCCCGAGCAACGGAGTAGTAGGCACATTGCCCTATCGCATCGGTGCGCTTGTCGGTCCCAATATGGCACAGCCTTTCACGGTCGTGTCCGACAATGCGGAGATGTATGCCTATTTCTCCATTTCGGAGAATATGCTACGGCGATATTCGGCTCGCTATGGCTCGATTGACAGCATGATAGCCGGGACGCCGGAAGTGGGCCTGCAACTCAACGACGGCAGCCTGTACAAGGCGAAAGGACGTATTGAAACCGTAAGCGGCGTGGTGGATCCTGTTACCGGAACGGTACAAATCAAAGCCCTGTTTCCCAATCCCGACCGCGAACTGTTGAGTGGCAGCATCGGCAATGTCATCCTTCAAAACCCGAAAACGGAGGCCGTAACCATTCCCATGACCGCCACCGTGGAACTGCAGGACAAGATTATCGCTTACCGTCTGAAAAACGGACAGGCGGAAGCCGCCTATCTCACGGTGGACCGCCTGAACGACGGCAACCGGTTTATCGTAAAAGAAGGTCTTTCGGTCGGTGACACCATTGTCGCCGAAGGCGTGGGACTGGTGAGAGAAGGCATGAGCATAACCCCTAAAAACGAAACGAAATGA